DNA from Bradyrhizobium diazoefficiens USDA 110:
TGACCGGGGCCGATATTTCGCCATAGCGCGTGGCTTGCCCGGCCACCGACGCCTTCAACGTCACCAGATCATAGGCATTGGCGATGAACTCGCGCGGCCGCAGCAGCAGCGGCGTCGCGGAGTGCTGCACGAAACCATCGGGCATGGTCTGCGGCAGGAACACATTGCGCGCGCCGGACTCGGCTACGAAATACCCGAGCGGCAGCGTGATGGTGTAGGCGAGCAGCGGGCCGATCACGGGCGTTGCGATGAGCTCGTTGTAGCGGCCGACGCCGCCGCGCCAGGGATGGGTGACGGGCGCCAGCATCACGAGGCCGGCGACGCGGCCCCGATGATCGAGCGCGAGGCGCGCGCCGAGCGCCCCACTCCAGGAATGCACGACGAACACCGCACGATCGATTCCGAGCTTACGAAGCGCCTCGTCGATCATCCGCGCCTGGATCTGCGGCGTCGAATCCTGCCGCCGCGCGCGCGTGCTCCAGCCATGGCCGGGACGGTCGATCAGGATGACGCGATGGTCTTTTGCCAGGAGATCGCCGAGCGGGCGTCGCATCGCTTCGAGATTGGAGCTCGCGCCGTGCAGCATCACGACCGGCAGGCCTGAATCGCGCGGGCCGATGTCGACGACGTGAAGCGTCGCGCCATCGACCTCGATCATCCGGCCCTGTGGCGGAAAGGCGCGTTGCACGGCGACGATTCCGGCCTGCGTGACCAGCGCCAGCAGAACCAGCGCCGTCACGACTGTCATCACGATCATTGAGAGAATCCGGACGTAATAGGGCACCTGGCAATTACGGGGCGTGGCACGCGGCAGTTTCGCCCCAGGGGCTTCAGCACTTCCACCGGAAATGAGGGGCTGTGGATATGTGCATAATCGAGGGCCAGAAAAACTCAATAGAATCAATCTAATTCCTGATTGCGCGCGAGCTTCGGACCAGCTTCATGCGGTCGTCATAGCGGTTTCCATATAATCGCCATGGTCGGTTCCGCCATTTAGGCGCGGGTGGGCGCCGATCCTCCTCGCGACCTCAGGGGATGCGGGACAGGCCGGCAGGATTTGTCCTGATTTGAACCGGAGAATTTCGATGAGCTTCAGATCGAACGACACTGCAATCGACGAGATTGTCGCAAGCTGCAACGGTGACCTGCGCGGTGCCGTGCGGGCGCTGCTCCTGATCAACGAGCATCTCGAGGCGGAGCTCGCTAGGGCTTACGCCGCAGCGGCCGATCGCGGCCTCGCCGAGCGCGGCGGCAGCGCCCTGCATTAGGTTGCGGGCCGGACCTAGTCCGTCTTGTCCGCGTCCTTTTCGTCGTCGGGACTGACCGCGGGACAGGCGCGGATGGTCGAGCGGGCGAGCTTGGCGTCGGACCTGGACTTGTAGGGACCATCGCCGAACCAGATGTCGCCGATGATGACCGGATTGCTGGTCACGATGTTGCATTTGCCGGTGGCGCGGTTGCCGACCACCCAGAACAGTCCGTCGGCGAGACTCACCGTTCCCGACGCGAGCAACAAGCTACCCGCAAAAATCAAACGCTTCATGGCTTTGCTCCTGCCATGCAGGTAGGCCTGCGGCCGCATTGGCGATACCCCAGCTCATGCGACGCGTGTGATCGTGGTTAATCCGCGTGCGCCGCAATCGCTCGGGATATGATCAAACTATCCCTTTGCGCTGGCGCGGCCCTTCGGGTCCGGATCGTGCTCTAGATGTCGCGGCCTTCGACCTTTTCGGTCAGCGCCTTGACCTGATCGGGTATCTTCTCGAGGTGCGGATTGACGGCGAGCGCCTTGCGGTAGGCCTCGAGCGCGCGCTTCTCGTCGCCGACCTCCTGCATGATCATGCCGAGCCCCGCGAGCGCGCCGAAATGGCGGGGTTCGCGGATCAGCACTTGCTGGATGTCGGCGAGCGAGCGGCCGTAGTCGTTCTGCATGTAGTAGAGCGTGGCGCGCCGGTTCCAGGCCTCGATGTAGTCGGGCCTGAGCTTGATGACCGAATCCAGCAACTTGATCGCGACGTCGATCTTCTGCGCGTCGACCGCGGTCTTGGCGCGCGCCATCAGCAGCGAGGCGGTATCGCTCGGGGTCTGGAGCCAGATCGCCCAGATCCGCGCCTCGACATGCTTGGCGCTGACATCGTCGGGCGCCGCCTTCAGCGCGCCGAACAGGAAATCGAGATTTTTGGTGCGATCGACCTTGGGCAGCTTGGCCGGCGCTTCGGGAAGCTTCTTCTGCTTGCCGGGCGGGGTCGGCGGCTCAACCTGCTGCGCCGCGGCCGGAGCGAGGCCGGCGGTTCCCAGGGCAAGGGCCAAACACAGGGTGCGTGCGAAAGGGAATCTCACTGCCAGGACTCTCACTGCCATGACCGAAGTCTAGACGCGCAAAGCCGCCCTTGCAAAGCAAAGGCGGCGTCAAACTCGTGTGAGACCGTGGTCTTGCGGGCGCGCGGGGCGTCCGGCAGGGCGTGATCAGCCGCCCAGATCAGCCTTGGCGAGCCTTGAAGCGGCGCTGCACCTTGTTGATCACATAGACCCGGCCCTTGCGGCGGACCAGGCGGTTGGCGCGATGGCGACCGCGCAGCGATTTCAGCGAGTTACGGACCTTCATGGCAGAATCCTGAACGTTCGAAAGGCCGTGTTCGGCACTACCGTTTCGGCACGCGCGAATGTGGCAAAATGAGATTTTTCCCGCTGGCGGACGACCGCCCGGGACGGGGCGGTTCTTAAGGCATGGCGGGAGGTCATGTCAATGTTAACTGCCCGGTTCCGAACCGGCAATTTCGCGAAAACAACCCCATGCACAGTAGAAACGACCGGATCGGCCCGATCCGCCTCGTCAGAGGCCAAGCATAGCAAAGACTTTTGCGGGCTGCGGTTTTGCTTCCAGCGACGCCTTGCCAAATTCGTTATATCATATAATCAATTTGGCAACCCGTCGGGAGGAAACCAATGCCGAAGCTGAAGCTGCCCAACATCGACGATGTCGTCGCCATCGACATCCACACCCACGCCGAAGAGCCCTGCGGCTGCCACGCCGACGACGGCTATGACGACTTCCAGGCGCAGATGGCGGAGTACTTCAAGTCGCCGAACAAGCATCCGCCGACCGTGCCGGAGACCGCGGCCTACTATCGCTCCAAGAACATCGCCGCGGTGATCTTCCCGGTCGACGCCGAGCGCGAGACCGGTTTCCGCCGCTACAACAATTACGAGATGCTGGAGGTCGCCTCCGATCATCTCGACGTCCTCATCCCGTTCGTCTCGATCGACCCGCACAAGGGCAAGCTCGGGGCGCGCGAGGCGCGCAAGCTGATCGAGGAATACGGCGTGCGCGGCTTCAAATTCCATCCGACCATGCAGGGCTTCTACGCCAACGACCGCATGGCCTATCCGCTCTACGAAGAGATCAACAATGGCGGCGCGATCGCGCTGTTCCACACCGGCCAGACCGGCGTCGGCTCGGGCATGCCCGGCGGCATGGGGATGCGGCTGAAATATTCCAACCCGATGTACATGGACGACGTCGCGGCCGATTTTCCCGACCTCAAGATCATCCTCGCCCACCCCTCCTTCCCCTGGCAGGAAGAGGCGCTGTCGGTCGCGACCCACAAGCCGAACGTCTACATCGACCTGTCGGGCTGGTCGCCGAAATACTTCCCGCCGATCCTGGTGCGCTACATCAACTCGATCCTCCAGGACAAGATGCTGTTCGGCTCGGACTGGCCGGTGATCACGCCGGACCGCTGGCTGTCGGACTTCGCCAAGATCGACATCCGCGACGAGATCCGGCCGAAGGTGCTGAAGGCGAACGCGCGCAAGCTGCTGGGCATCTAGTACCCACTTTTCTTGGAACGTGAGTCGTGATTCAAGGTCGGGATGATACCCGAAGCAAGAGAAGTCCACCTTTCGAGGAAAGATCGCAAGGTGCTTGAGGCGTGCTGTCGCTCACCGGTGACGTTGCAGCGCGATTTGAAGCGGGCGCGGATAGTTCTGTTGGCGGCGGATGGGCGCAGCACCCGGTCGATCGCCAAGGAAGTTGGGGTCCAGCCGCGGATTGTCAGCCTTTGGCGGCATCGCTATGCCGACCATGGCCTTGAAGGGCTGCAAGACAAGCCGCGGCCTGGCAAGCAGCCGATCTATACGAAGACGACCGACAAGCGGATTCTGAAGCTGCTGGATAAGCCGCCACCGCAAGGGTTTGCGCGCTGGACCGGCCCCCTGCTGGCCGAGGCGCTGGGCGATGTCGATGTCCAATATGTCTGGCGGTTCCTGCGCAGCCACAAGATTGACCTGGTGGCTCGCAAGTCCTGGTGCGAGAGCAACGACCCGAACTTTACGGCCAAAGCCGCCGATGTTGTCGGCCTCTATGTCGCGCCGCCGGCGAAGGCCATTGTGCTGTGCGTGGACGAGAAGCCCTCGATCCAGGCTTTGGAGCGAGCGCAGGGTTATCTGAAGTTGCCCAATGGCCGCGCCTTAACCGGCCAAAGCCACGATTACAAGCGGCATGGCACCACAACATTGTTTGCGGCGCTCGAAGTCGCCACCGGAAAGATCATCGCGACCCATTCAAAACGCCGGCGCCGCGTCGAGTTTCTCGATTTCATGAACAGCGTCACCGCGACTTTTCCGAACCGCAAGCTTCACGTCATCCTCGACAACCTCAACACCCATAAAAAGAACGAGGACTGGCTCAAGGCCCACCCCAACGTGCAATTTCATTTCACGCCGACAAGTGCGTCATGGCTCAATCAGGTCGAAGTATGGTTTTCCATCTTGCAGGGGCAGTCGCTCAGCGGCACCTCCTTCACGAGCCTCAAGCAGCTTCAGGAACACATCGATGCCTACGTCAACGCATACAACGACAGAGCCGAGCCCTTCGTCTGGACCAAGAAAAAGGTCCGTCAACGCCGTTTCAAAGGCCGCCGTATCACTCAGCTCTGATTCCGGGTACTAGCGCGGACGCTGAGAAGGCCGCTGGCGTGGCAGGGCAACGCTCGAGTTGCCGACGGCAAGGAGACCGCCTGACGGCGGTCTCCGGAAGTTCACCGCGTCTGATCAGGCGGCTCGCTTGAAAGCCTCCCGCGCCGCCTCGTTGGCACGATCAAAGGCAAGGCGGGTCTCCGCCAGGGCCGCCATGAGTGCGGACCATGAGTGGGTCCCCGCCTCTCTGAGCTTCTCCAGTTTTTTCTCCGCCTCGATTGCATCGGCATTCATGCGCTTCAGGGCTGCGTCGATGTCGCCGCGGCGCTCGGACGCAAAGTTCTTGGCATCGCTGCCGAGCTTGTCGGCGGCTTCGCGCCACGCCTTGAGCTGCGCTTCGGCCTGAAGCTTGAACGTCGCCTGTTGCTGCTCGATCTGCTTGCCGAAGCTTTCGACGTATTTTCCGGCCTCGGTCTCGAACACGCGCCAATCGGCTTCCATCCTTGATTTTGCCTGGGTCCAGGCGGCCTCGCCGACCTCCGACTGCTTCTTCACGGTGTCGCGGAATTCGTCGCGCTGCTTGCAGAGATCCGCCAGAACCTTCGTGGCCTTCTCACGCGCTTCCGACTGCACCTCGGAAGCCCTGGCTTCGAGCGAGGTCACCGTTGCTTCCATTTCGTCAAGACGCTCCTTGGCCCAGTTGGTGAAGAAATTGATGTTGTTTTGCGTGACCATTGCTTCGTGTCCATGGTTCGAATGGTACCGCCCCAGTTTCCCGACTAACACGCTGCGCCACACGCGTTCTTGACGTGAGTCAAGCAACGTCGCCGAGCTGATGAGGGCCTCGATGCCGAGGACAGAAACCCTCACTTGCCAGATCAAGCGCCAGCCCGGGACTCAAGGATTTGTAGGTCGCGAGCGGCGCCTGCGCCATTGCCGGGTGCGCGAGCATCAACAGGCGGTGGCCGCAAGCAGGGTGCGAGCGAGCATGGTTTCTCCGACGTGAGCTGGTCGACGTCGACTTTAATCTAGGGCGTGTACTCTTAACGCGCAGAAGTCCGATCTTGAAGGCTTAGCGGAAATGTTCCGCTCGGTCAGCGCATTGCCGCTGATGACCCGATTGAGACATCCTCTTGACAGTCGGGCGATGAAGAACGCGGTCTGTCGGCTGAGCCATCAAAGGCCCATGTACGCCCAAGAGGGAGTACCACCATTTTTCTATCGCGATTGGCGGCCATGAGGTTGTTATCGTCTTGTCGGAAATGGCAAAAACCCTCACCCTTGGTTCGGCCAGTTCATTCCGACATTGCTTTGATGAAAAGCTAGGAGGGAACATGCGCAAATATGTCCGTGGTACCTTCGTCGCCGCGCTAGGTCTTGCTTTTATCGGTGCGGCCCTCAGACCAATTGCAGCAGAAGAGCCTTACAAGGCTCAGCTCGACGCGTTGCGCAAATCGCTGGAGAAATATCAGGACTACAAGGTAGCCGTGCGCGACCTCTACCTGTCGACGGTGGGCTGCGTGCACTATTCTGGCGAGAAAGTTCCGCACCACATGGAGTATGCCAAAGGCGCTATGGGAGTGCACTTTGCCAATGTCACAGTGCAGGGCGCTCCCGATCCGATGAAGCCCAACGTATTGATCTACGAACCTGTGGGCAAGGAATTGAAGCTCGTGGCTGTTGAGTGGTTGGTGCCTCTAACGGCAGATACCAAGCAGCGCCCCTCTCTCTTCGACCAACCCTTCATGGGCCCGATGGAAGGACACTGGCCGCTCATTCCAAAGGAGTTTGTGCATTATGATCTGCATGCCTGGTTGTTCAAGGACAACCCGCTCGGCATGTTTGCGCCCACCAACCCGAATGTTAGCTGCGAGGGCTACGACTTTTCCCTGCTGGAAGAGCCGACCATGATGGTGCCGGGCCCATAAGCCAATCGCGAGGTCGGCTTCTGGCCCATCAGCGAAGTGGTAGCACGCCTCATTGAGGTCCGTTCAATGGGGCATAGCGGACTGAGCTTGCTCACGTTGAGTTTTTCGCGTTTTGACCCCAAAGAAGGCACGGCATCGGGCCGGGCAGATGTCGGCCTCGACCCGCTTCGGACATCGCGGTTTGGCAAACAGGGCAGTAAGACTCCCGGGCGCATCACGAGGCAATATGAGGCGGCGGGAGTTCATCGGGCTGGTTGGTGGTGCAGCTGCTTCGTCGGTTGTGGCGCAAGCAAACTTTTTCCGCTTTAGCGGGCGCTAAGCGGGATGGGCAAGTAATCTTATGCTCGTCGGTTGCTACTTTTGCTGAACGCGGCTGAGATAATCGACAACAGCGAGGATGCGTTTTCGCACGACGACTTCGGGGCTTTGCTCCGGCCCGGCCATCTTCCAATAAGACGGATCAACATAGTGAGGCAAGTTGACAATGGGGTTGAATCGTTCCCCCCAAATTGGCATCTCACGAGTGCCGTGAGCAGGAATTGTTTTCGATCCATCTATGGTTTCATAGACAGCGTTCGTGGGAAAGACCCCGTTGTTGTTCTTGGCCAACACCGTCAAATCGGGAGGCGGGATCTTGAGCTGGTCGCTGACCGGTCCTTTGCCCTTTGCATCCGCGCCATGACAACTCGCGCACGAAGACTGAAATTCTGACTTGCCGATGTCGAGGTCTTCAGCCTGAGCCGCGGCAGCGAAAGCAGCGGTAAGGCCGGCAATTATCAACCAACCACACTTTACCATGTCGCGCTCCAACGCTGGCTAGAAAGGCTTTACTACTAGCCGCTTTGCGCTCCGACAGATTGACGCATATCAAGACTGGCTTCCGGCTTAGGCTTGTGAAGGCTCTGGGAGTGGCATGCTTTCGCCGGCTGATCGGACTTAAGAGCCCGCGCCCTAGAGTGATGCCGTGCTCGCCGATCTCGCGCTGCTCTGCTACCACCCGCATGGTCTGGGCGCGTCCGCCGTTCGGTCGCTATCGGGGATAGATCGGACATGGAGCGGATAACCCATGTCGGTCGCAAATGACCCGAATGTATGGTCCGGCCGTGCGTAGCAAGAGGTTCGTCGATCAGGTGGTGTGGTCTTGCATCAATGTATCCGGCCTTTGATTGGAGCATTTTCTCCGGGCCATCATGGATATCAGCGCGCGTGCGTTCTCATTAGCGGACAGGCCTCGATTGGGCCATTTGGGTCACCAGTGTTCGCATGCGCCGGGAAGACCGAACCTCCATCTCGTCTCATCCTCTCGCAGACCTCGGCTGGAACCTGTTGATGGGGTTACGTCATCGCTTGCTCCTCCTACCTCGCAGTTCCTGTGTTCGAGCCAGGGGCCGTTCCTTCGTCCCGGCCCGCAGGACGTGCGTCGCGTCGCGCGCACGGGCGGTCAAGGCCGGCCGTTGCGCTTGGCTTGCGGCTGGCTCCGGCGTTGCCAGGCCGCGCCTTGACCGCGCCGAGCACGGCGCGACGATCAAGCGGGTCGGACGCCTGCATCGTTGGTCCTTGTCAGCTCGAAGGCGCGTCCTTTAGCCAGCACCGCCCAGGCGATGCGGGCAAGCTTGTTGGCGAGTGCGATCGCCAGCACGTTGTGGTGCAATCGCTTCTTGGCGGCTTCGATCCAGGATCTGAGTCCGTAACGTTCCCAGTTCTTGATCCTGACCAGCACCACCCATGCCGCCTGGACGAACAGAACGCGGAGGTAGCGATTGCCGCGCCGTGAGATTTTGCCGAGGATCGTGCGGTCTCCCGTCGAGATCTGCTTGGGCACCAGCCCGAGCCAGGCGCCGAAGTCACGGCCTTTGGAGAAGACGTCTCCAGTGCCGATCGCGGCCACCATGGCGCTCGAAATGATCGGCCCGATGCCAGGCACCGTCATCAGGCGCGAACATGCCTGATCTTGACGGGCCAGTGCTTCGATCTCGCCGGAGAGCCTATCGATGCGCTGATCCAGCCGACGCCAGTCGCCTGCCAACTCCTCGATGACACACAACATGCGTGGCGACAGGGCATCGGTGCGCGTCGCAAGGATGGTGGGCAGTTCTGTGCGCAGGAAGCCGATACCCTGGCGCACCGCGATCCCGCGTTCCAGCATGAAGGCGCGAATCTGGTTGATGATGCCGGTGCGTTGCGACACCAGCCGCTCGCGCACCCGATGCAGCGCCTGCAGATCCAGTTGCTCCGCGGTCTTGGTCGCCACGAACTTCATCGTCGGGCGCTGCACGGCTTCGGCAATCGCTTCGGCGTCATTGAAGTCGTTCTTCGGTCCTTTGCTATAAGGGCGGACATATTTGGCCGGCATCAACCTGGCATCGTGACCTAACGATGCGAGTTTGCGGCTCA
Protein-coding regions in this window:
- a CDS encoding alpha/beta fold hydrolase, with amino-acid sequence MIVMTVVTALVLLALVTQAGIVAVQRAFPPQGRMIEVDGATLHVVDIGPRDSGLPVVMLHGASSNLEAMRRPLGDLLAKDHRVILIDRPGHGWSTRARRQDSTPQIQARMIDEALRKLGIDRAVFVVHSWSGALGARLALDHRGRVAGLVMLAPVTHPWRGGVGRYNELIATPVIGPLLAYTITLPLGYFVAESGARNVFLPQTMPDGFVQHSATPLLLRPREFIANAYDLVTLKASVAGQATRYGEISAPVTIIAGEPDKTVKTNIHARPFAAMVPNAKLIVLPDLGHMVQNAVPDLVKTEIETMIGKIVPAQAAAD
- a CDS encoding tetratricopeptide repeat protein, which codes for MAVRFPFARTLCLALALGTAGLAPAAAQQVEPPTPPGKQKKLPEAPAKLPKVDRTKNLDFLFGALKAAPDDVSAKHVEARIWAIWLQTPSDTASLLMARAKTAVDAQKIDVAIKLLDSVIKLRPDYIEAWNRRATLYYMQNDYGRSLADIQQVLIREPRHFGALAGLGMIMQEVGDEKRALEAYRKALAVNPHLEKIPDQVKALTEKVEGRDI
- the ykgO gene encoding type B 50S ribosomal protein L36 produces the protein MKVRNSLKSLRGRHRANRLVRRKGRVYVINKVQRRFKARQG
- a CDS encoding 4-hydroxyphenyl-beta-ketoacyl-CoA hydrolase — protein: MPKLKLPNIDDVVAIDIHTHAEEPCGCHADDGYDDFQAQMAEYFKSPNKHPPTVPETAAYYRSKNIAAVIFPVDAERETGFRRYNNYEMLEVASDHLDVLIPFVSIDPHKGKLGAREARKLIEEYGVRGFKFHPTMQGFYANDRMAYPLYEEINNGGAIALFHTGQTGVGSGMPGGMGMRLKYSNPMYMDDVAADFPDLKIILAHPSFPWQEEALSVATHKPNVYIDLSGWSPKYFPPILVRYINSILQDKMLFGSDWPVITPDRWLSDFAKIDIRDEIRPKVLKANARKLLGI
- a CDS encoding IS630-like element ISRj1 family transposase produces the protein MIPEAREVHLSRKDRKVLEACCRSPVTLQRDLKRARIVLLAADGRSTRSIAKEVGVQPRIVSLWRHRYADHGLEGLQDKPRPGKQPIYTKTTDKRILKLLDKPPPQGFARWTGPLLAEALGDVDVQYVWRFLRSHKIDLVARKSWCESNDPNFTAKAADVVGLYVAPPAKAIVLCVDEKPSIQALERAQGYLKLPNGRALTGQSHDYKRHGTTTLFAALEVATGKIIATHSKRRRRVEFLDFMNSVTATFPNRKLHVILDNLNTHKKNEDWLKAHPNVQFHFTPTSASWLNQVEVWFSILQGQSLSGTSFTSLKQLQEHIDAYVNAYNDRAEPFVWTKKKVRQRRFKGRRITQL
- a CDS encoding c-type cytochrome translates to MVKCGWLIIAGLTAAFAAAAQAEDLDIGKSEFQSSCASCHGADAKGKGPVSDQLKIPPPDLTVLAKNNNGVFPTNAVYETIDGSKTIPAHGTREMPIWGERFNPIVNLPHYVDPSYWKMAGPEQSPEVVVRKRILAVVDYLSRVQQK
- a CDS encoding IS110-like element ISBj4 family transposase → MSQTPSTAIAVIGIDIGKNSFHVVGHDTRGTVVLRQKWSRGQVEARLANMPPCLIGMEACVGAHHLSRKLASLGHDARLMPAKYVRPYSKGPKNDFNDAEAIAEAVQRPTMKFVATKTAEQLDLQALHRVRERLVSQRTGIINQIRAFMLERGIAVRQGIGFLRTELPTILATRTDALSPRMLCVIEELAGDWRRLDQRIDRLSGEIEALARQDQACSRLMTVPGIGPIISSAMVAAIGTGDVFSKGRDFGAWLGLVPKQISTGDRTILGKISRRGNRYLRVLFVQAAWVVLVRIKNWERYGLRSWIEAAKKRLHHNVLAIALANKLARIAWAVLAKGRAFELTRTNDAGVRPA